The following proteins are co-located in the Naumovozyma dairenensis CBS 421 chromosome 9, complete genome genome:
- the NDAI0I02170 gene encoding dullard-like phosphatase domain-containing protein (similar to Saccharomyces cerevisiae PSR1 (YLL010C) and PSR2 (YLR019W); ancestral locus Anc_5.202), which translates to MGLVSSILCCNTEFEDSELGNTRNLRLPDNKEYKNTMMTIAASSIHDNTVKREKPYKDENTDKLNAPPDYKTRISLANNNGDVTKTSSKLLTLDESDDEKEPTFVEEKHQIEYDDASDSQKEHQLGGVTSSDERSHEIQGPVEIDTTNIQSINPSYSIPQTDIDQNNYALENTQDRPSDNDYSDMDQDDTYIDLSLLQPDQYHASGFRTLLPPQTNECFGKKCLVLDLDETLVHSSFKYLHTADFVLPVDIDDQIHNVYVIKRPGVDEFLRRVAQLYEVVVFTASVSRYGDPLLDILDSSNSIHHRLFREACYNYEGNYVKNLAQIGRPLSEIVILDNSPASYMFHPQHAIPISSWFSDTHDNELLDIIPLLEDLSQKYVPDVGKILDVTI; encoded by the coding sequence ATGGGATTAGTATCGTCAATTTTATGTTGCAATACAGAATTTGAAGACTCAGAACTCGGTAATACTAGGAACTTAAGACTGCctgataataaagaatataaaaatacGATGATGACAATTGCTGCATCCTCTATTCATGATAACACTGTTAAGCGTGAGAAACCCTATAAAGATGAGAATACAGATAAACTAAATGCTCCTCCAGATTATAAAACTAGGATAAGCCTTGCCAATAATAACGGAGATGTAACAAAAACTTCTTCCAAACTACTGACCTTAGATGaatctgatgatgaaaaggAACCCACatttgttgaagaaaaacatCAAATCGAATACGATGATGCTTCTGATAGCCAGAAAGAGCATCAGCTAGGTGGTGTGACATCTTCGGATGAAAGAAGTCATGAAATACAGGGGCCAGTAGAGATAGATACGACAAATATACAGTCTATTAATCCCTCGTACTCTATTCCGCAGACTGACATTGACCAGAATAATTATGCCTTGGAAAATACACAGGATCGTCCATCAGATAACGATTATAGCGACATGGATCAAGACGATACCTATATAGATCTGTCATTATTACAACCTGATCAATATCACGCTTCTGGCTTTAGGACTTTGTTACCACCGCAAACAAACGAGTGTTTTGGGAAGAAATGTTTAGTGCTAGATCTTGACGAAACATTAGTTCATTCTTCCTTCAAGTATCTCCATACAGCAGATTTTGTCTTACCAGTCGATATCGATGATCAAATTCATAACGTGTATGTCATTAAGAGGCCTGGTGTTGATGAGTTTCTCCGGAGGGTAGCCCAACTATATGAAGTCGTCGTTTTCACGGCTAGTGTCTCACGTTACGGAGATCCTCTTTTAGATATATTAGACAGTTCAAATTCCATTCATCATCGCCTCTTCAGAGAAGCATGCTATAACTATGAAGGAAACTATGTTAAAAATTTAGCACAGATAGGAAGACCTCTTTCTGAAATTGTAATACTTGATAATTCCCCCGCATCTTATATGTTTCATCCACAACATGCAATTCCCATCTCATCCTGGTTTTCTGACACACACGATAATGAATTGTTAGACATTATACCTTTGTTAGAAGACCTTTCGCAGAAATATGTCCCCGATGTCGGGAAAATATTAGATGTAACCATATGA
- the SEC22 gene encoding SNAP receptor SEC22 (similar to Saccharomyces cerevisiae SEC22 (YLR268W); ancestral locus Anc_6.62), which produces MVVSRMTPHSANEATLESGAFEIHYLKKDSVIYFVICEMGYPRNLAFSYLSDVSEEFQHSYGNEVDKTSTRPYAFVSFDTFLQKTKKIYSDKKVQDNLDQLNQELVGVKQVMSKNIEDLLYRGDSLDKMSDMSASLKESSKRYRKSAQKINFDLLISQYAPIAMVAFLLCFYFGGCSLKDRQRSISKKLNSS; this is translated from the coding sequence ATGGTTGTTTCTAGAATGACGCCACACTCAGCTAATGAAGCTACATTAGAGAGTGGAGCATTTGAAAtccattatttgaagaaagattCAGTTATTTATTTCGTTATTTGTGAGATGGGGTATCCGCGTAATTTAGcattttcttatttaagTGATGTTTCAGAGGAATTCCAACATTCATATGGTAATGAGGTGGATAAGACAAGCACTAGACCGTATGCATTTGTTAGTTTTGACACATTTTTACAAAAGACGAAGAAGATATATAGTGATAAGAAAGTACAAGATAACTTGgatcaattgaatcaagAATTAGTTGGTGTAAAGCAAGTGATGTCCAAAAACATTGAAGATCTGTTATATAGAGGTGATTCCCTGGATAAAATGAGTGATATGAGTGCATCCTTGAAAGAATCTTCCAAGAGATACAGGAAATCCGCTCAAAAGATTAATTTTGACCTTTTAATTAGCCAATATGCCCCAATTGCGATGGTTGCATTTTTGTtgtgtttttattttggtGGATGTTCCTTAAAGGATAGGCAAAGGAGCATAAgcaaaaaattaaattcatcatag
- the SOF1 gene encoding rRNA-processing protein SOF1 (similar to Saccharomyces cerevisiae SOF1 (YLL011W); ancestral locus Anc_5.201) — protein sequence MKIKTIKRSADDYVPVKSTQESQLPRNLNPELHPFERAREYTKALTATKMERMFAKPFVGQLGYGHRDGVYVIAKNYRNLNKLATGSADGVIKYWNMSTRDEVCSFKAHYGLITGLCVTPEHLSKNKNDNFMLSCSDDKTVKLWSVNSEDYVNLKDDEQLNTTSGLLKTFYSDIAFQGIDHHRSNSNFVTGGAQIQLWDSNRSTPLSNLSWGADNITTVKFNQNETDIFASAGSDNSIVLYDLRTNSPTQKIVQTMRTNAICWNPMEAFNFVIGNEDHNAYYYDMRNMSRAINVFKDHVSAVMDVDFSPTGDEIVTGSYDKTIRIFKTNQGHSREIYHTKRMQHVFQVKFSMDSKYVISGSDDGNVRLWRSKAWERSNVKTTKEKNKLEYDEKLKERFRHMPEIKRISKHRHVPIVVKKAQEIKNIELNSIKRREMNERRTRKDMEFRSERKKQIVGTVFQYEDKNVKKDKELKDSNKI from the coding sequence ATGAAAATCAAAACTATCAAAAGAAGCGCAGACGATTATGTCCCAGTGAAAAGCACTCAAGAATCGCAACTTCCTCGTAATTTGAACCCTGAGCTACATCCGTTTGAAAGAGCTCGTGAGTATACCAAAGCGTTGACGGCTACTAAGATGGAACGTATGTTCGCTAAGCCTTTTGTCGGTCAATTAGGATACGGTCATAGAGATGGTGTTTATGTTATTGccaaaaattatagaaatCTAAACAAATTAGCAACAGGTTCCGCAGACGGTGTTATTAAATACTGGAACATGTCCACGCGTGATGAAGTATGTTCCTTTAAGGCTCATTACGGGCTTATTACAGGGCTTTGTGTTACTCCAGAACATTTAtctaaaaataagaatgataattttatgCTTTCCTGTAGTGATGACAAGACTGTGAAATTATGGTCTGTAAATAGTGAAGATTATGTCAATCTTAAAGATGATGAGCAACTTAATACAACCAGCGGTCTACTAAAAACTTTTTACAGTGATATTGCCTTCCAAGGTATAGATCATCATAGATCAAATTCTAATTTCGTCACAGGTGGTGCGCAAATTCAACTTTGGGATAGTAATCGATCCACTCCATTATCTAATCTATCATGGGGCGCAGATAACATTACTACTGTGAAATTTAATCAAAATGAAACAGATATTTTTGCTAGTGCAGGAAGTGACAACTCTATTGTTTTATACGATTTGAGAACGAATTCCCCAACTCAAAAGATTGTTCAAACAATGAGGACAAATGCGATTTGTTGGAATCCAATGGAAGCTTTTAATTTCGTTATCGGTAATGAAGATCATAAtgcttattattatgaCATGAGAAACATGTCTAGAGCAATTAACGTTTTTAAAGATCATGTGAGTGCAGTTATGGACGTCGACTTCTCACCAACAGGTGATGAGATTGTGACAGGTTCATACGATAAAACTATTagaattttcaaaactaaTCAAGGTCACTCTAGAGAAATATATCATACTAAGAGAATGCAACACGTATTCCAAGTCAAATTCTCTATGGATTCGAAATATGTTATCAGTGGTTCAGATGATGGTAATGTTAGACTGTGGAGAAGTAAAGCTTGGGAAAGATCCAATGTCAAGACTactaaagaaaagaataaattagaatatgatgagaaattaaaagaaaggTTCAGACATATGCctgaaattaaaagaattagTAAACATAGACACGTCCCCATTGTTGTTAAGAAGGCACAAGAAATTAAGAATATCGAATTAAATTCCATCAAGAGAAGAGAAATGAATGAGAGACGTACTAGAAAAGATATGGAATTCCGATCcgaaagaaagaaacaaattgTTGGTACCGTCTTCCAATACGAAGataaaaatgtaaaaaaGGACAAAGAACTTAAGGACTCcaataaaatttaa
- the POM34 gene encoding Pom34p (similar to Saccharomyces cerevisiae POM34 (YLR018C); ancestral locus Anc_5.203), whose product MDKNAFYSTPIINRSKGHLGSXXXXXXXTTPSRYPLSDSQFTSLRNKLIKELPKFTRDSQLGPPNQLGPIDVTGSITNRDSQILPATSAQVATKQGVLNNRCIADSNEANDKSLLNNIFGKTEHFTESITAPETYNEDTTKVCTENKGYHESDRFATFENPVLNDLLDRSVNKEWEAQAIITNLTCLFLWNLTTKFVKLFITHFEYGRKLTSRFSKEYLKLKWLHSSRIYTSLIPSWLTWSHIEHIVHIIIACNVILSLWKLFYNIKTNDLNLTEKQMELLGLKADSIPTADNGLFSKHARGGTQAVDRKPHVVFSVNSKKEASTSDGNVAPASSRSLTRTPLLFKSRNTSSTTCQEQNIVAGNQNTRRRMNKPIDIFGGVQSTKIPTSSKGYVPSNKYRYMMGTPMPMKKKNDF is encoded by the coding sequence ATGGATAAAAACGCCTTCTATTCAACACCTATTATAAATAGATCCAAAGGCCATCTTGGCAGTTNNNNNNNNNNNNNNNNNNCTACCACACCTTCTCGTTATCCCTTATCTGACTCTCAATTCACATCTCTAAGGAACAAACTTATCAAAGAGTTACCGAAATTTACTCGGGATTCACAACTTGGGCCTCCAAATCAACTCGGGCCAATTGATGTTACTGGATCTATTACAAACAGAGACTCACAAATACTGCCTGCTACGTCCGCACAAGTTGCGACGAAGCAGGGTGTATTGAATAATAGATGTATTGCAGATAGCAATGAGGCTAACGATAAAtctcttttaaataatatttttgggAAAACAGAACATTTTACTGAATCTATAACAGCACCAGAAACATATAATGAAGACACTACAAAGGTTTGCACAGAAAACAAAGGATATCATGAATCAGATAGATTTGCAACTTTCGAAAACCCTGTATTAAATGATCTTTTGGACAGATCTGTCAACAAAGAATGGGAGGCACAAGCTATAATAACAAATTTGACCTGTTTGTTCTTGTGGAATTTAACAACAAAATTTGTTAAACTGTTTATTACACATTTTGAAtatggaagaaaattaaCTTCCAGGTTTTCTAAGGAGTATCTCAAATTAAAATGGCTTCATAGTAGCCGTATATATACAAGCTTAATACCATCTTGGCTAACATGGTCCCACATTGAACATATTgttcatattattatagcTTGTAATGTCATACTTTCTCTATGGAAGCTGTTTTATAACATTAAGACCAATGATTTGAACTTAACTGAGAAGCAAATGGAATTACTTGGTCTGAAGGCAGATAGCATTCCCACTGCTGATAATGGCTTATTTTCAAAGCATGCTAGGGGGGGAACTCAAGCGGTGGACCGGAAACCACATGTAGTTTTTAGCGTAAATTCGAAGAAGGAGGCCTCAACTAGTGATGGCAATGTTGCTCCAGCTTCCTCTCGTTCCCTGACAAGAACCCCATTGTTATTTAAGTCTCGTAATACCTCATCAACGACCTGCCAGGAACAGAATATCGTCGCAGGTAACCAGAACACCCGCCGTAGGATGAACAAGCCAATAGATATTTTTGGAGGGGTACAAAGTACCAAAATTCCTACTAGTAGTAAAGGTTATGTTCCAAGTAATAAGTATAGATATATGATGGGAACCCCTATGccaatgaagaagaaaaatgatttttag
- the MEU1 gene encoding S-methyl-5-thioadenosine phosphorylase (similar to Saccharomyces cerevisiae MEU1 (YLR017W); ancestral locus Anc_5.204), producing MTVTELPSVFDGSIDLGIIGGTGLYKLDCLKPIAVLPPVQTPWGTTSSPITISKFVGNESFHVAFIARHGLHHEYPPTRVPFRANMAALKNLACKAVLSFSAVGSLQEHIKPRDFVLPQQIIDRTKGIRQSSYFNDEGLVGHVGFGNPFSQKFAEFIYKFKDTLTNIDTNEPCTLHYDSDLTVICMEGPQFSTRAESKMYRSFGGDVINMSVIPEAKLARECELPYQMICMSTDYDAWRDNEEPVTVETVVGHLSNNGHNANVLASKIINEMANKLPEFMLNGDGLKGSIKMSISTRPEAMSKDTLDKLNFLFPDYW from the coding sequence atgaCTGTTACTGAGTTACCTTCCGTTTTTGATGGATCTATCGATCTCGGTATCATTGGTGGTACCGGTCTTTATAAATTAGACTGCTTAAAACCTATTGCTGTATTACCACCTGTACAAACACCATGGGGAACGACATCTTCACCTATCACAATCTCCAAGTTTGTTGGTAATGAATCATTCCATGTTGCGTTCATTGCCAGACATGGGTTACATCATGAATACCCTCCTACAAGAGTGCCTTTTAGAGCTAATATGGCagctttgaaaaatttagcTTGTAAAGCTGTCTTATCGTTTAGTGCAGTGGGATCATTACAAGAACATATTAAACCTAGAGATTTTGTTTTACCTCAACAAATTATTGATAGAACAAAGGGAATCAGGCAATCATCTtatttcaatgatgaaGGTTTGGTTGGTCATGTTGGGTTCGGAAATCCATTTTCCCAAAAATTTGctgaatttatttataaatttaaagatacCTTAACGAATATTGATACAAATGAACCTTGTACTCTACATTACGATAGCGATTTAACTGTCATATGTATGGAGGGACCACAATTCTCAACAAGAGCTGAATCGAAAATGTATAGAAGCTTTGGAGGTGATGTTATTAACATGAGTGTTATCCCTGAAGCCAAATTAGCCCGCGAATGTGAGTTACCATACCAAATGATTTGTATGTCTACTGATTATGATGCCTGGAGAGATAATGAAGAACCTGTCACTGTCGAAACCGTTGTCGGTCACTTATCAAACAACGGTCATAACGCTAATGTTTTGGCATCCAagattattaatgaaatggCCAATAAACTGCCTGAATTTATGTTGAATGGGGATGGTTTAAAAGGTTCAATTAAAATGTCTATTTCTACCAGACCAGAAGCCATGTCAAAGGATACTTTAGATAAACTAAACTTTTTGTTCCCTGACTATTGGTAA
- the PDR8 gene encoding Pdr8p (similar to Saccharomyces cerevisiae YRM1 (YOR172W); ancestral locus Anc_6.61), whose translation MEITPPDSYHNEPKKRRKQIKSCMFCRKRKLKCDKAKPMCGQCKERKLPDCLYTDFNFPVNSMKDLFDNTPNLELMERIKLLEQEVDELRRQQQLPSRQSINTNVSNNNISNSNNIQDTIFKHETIMVREMGNPLWNFRIQKISQGKSLIFGPTSWKTSIYLESEPVREKHFDLWGEIISNQKIWNQEHGITTKEFSVLESSIANDLTVMESMCQELPRYEEIKTCLADYFTSPLRELLEIMPEKTIVSVFEQHFIAGGAFDPKTGIKQSIKFSIREPQDYFRVGVIVSIICIQKFPQQIPASIEKFFTFLSGVPLSSVNSIDKAYFFAFQYIYRIYHCPNANWDGSEVADLVALLCQSCLNLGLDDMDRWCKDEGGEQGEEQKDVNGNSYDDEVKSLTLLWNFTLFADVCVSFDMGKPLFISNNHFDHTRYFRNVLTDKSVGPKKCRRDRLMKNFLKVGRQCINKVNDLMEPVDLISLTTELLEFIESSFLPIKYYTSIGLIGAVDIWDIMILSPTLGMLLNFFDMNKSFLKNISFYNKNGISKIIFVSVSACVTTLQVMYARDSYVKRKTDDNYLKPNLNLCLLLLNTLSIRTLAEMYGLMIEKLMLLEKGNIRLPEDDGANDRAINNVDMYIPNDCYYPVLGTVQKFLSALDPLFDPILQDFHREISKSFALSSLFKFERLSRSMFDNVLKSRTLIQQQWDERGYDLDNLSEKNMEDFLDDIWSVYEKQNPD comes from the coding sequence ATGGAAATTACACCACCTGATTCTTATCACAATGAACctaaaaaaagaagaaagcaAATTAAATCTTGTATGTTTTGTCGTAAGAGAAAACTAAAATGTGATAAAGCAAAACCAATGTGTGGGCAATGTAAAGAGCGTAAACTACCTGACTGTCTCTATAcagattttaattttccTGTTAATTCGATGAAGGATCTCTTTGATAACACTCCGAACCTAGAATTAATGGAAAGAATCAAGCTTTTAGAACAAGaagttgatgaattaaGGCGACAACAACAGCTGCCATCACGGCAGTCTATTAATACTAATGTGAGTAATAACAACATTTCTAATAGCAACAATATACAAGATACAATCTTCAAACACGAGACAATAATGGTACGCGAAATGGGTAATCCATTATGGAATTTtagaattcaaaaaatctCACAGGGGAAGAGTCTTATCTTTGGACCGACTTCATGGAAGACATCAATATATCTTGAAAGCGAACCTGTTAGAGAGAAACATTTTGATTTATGGGGAGAAATAATCTccaatcaaaaaatatggaatcAAGAGCATGGTATAACAACAAAAGAGTTTAGTGTTTTAGAAAGTTCTATTGCAAATGATTTAACGGTTATGGAATCAATGTGTCAGGAACTTCCGAGATATGAAGAGATTAAAACATGCCTTGCGGATTATTTTACTTCACCATTAAGGGAGCTCTTAGAAATCATGCCGGAAAAGACAATAGTATCAGTATTTGAGCAACATTTTATTGCTGGTGGTGCATTTGATCCGAAGACAGGTATTAAACAGTCCATCAAATTTTCTATTAGAGAACCGCAAGATTATTTTCGCGTTGGAGTTATCGTTTCCATAATTTgtattcaaaaatttccGCAACAGATTCCTGCATCGATAGAGAAGTTTTTCACATTCCTTTCAGGTGTTCCATTATCATCCGtcaattcaattgataaagCATACTTCTTCGCCTtccaatatatttatagaatatatcaCTGTCCAAATGCCAATTGGGATGGCTCAGAAGTGGCAGATTTAGTTGCTTTGCTTTGTCAAAGTTGTTTAAATCTAGGTCTAGATGATATGGATAGATGGTGTAAAGATGAGGGGGGCGAACAAGGAGAAGAACAGAAAGATGTTAATGGTAATAGTTATGACGACGAAGTAAAGAGTTTAACATTATTATGGAATTTCACGCTATTTGCAGATGTTTGTGTTTCTTTTGACATGGGAAAACCTTTATTCATTTCAAATAACCATTTTGATCATACTCGATACTTTAGAAACGTACTAACAGATAAATCAGTAGGTCCCAAAAAATGTAGAAGGGATAGgttaatgaagaattttcTTAAAGTTGGAAGGCAATGTATCAACAAAGTGAATGATCTAATGGAGCCGGTCGATTTAATTTCACTAACTACTGAGCTGTTAgaattcattgaatcaTCTTTTCTGCctataaaatattatacatCTATAGGTCTTATCGGTGCAGTTGATATATGGGATATTATGATTTTATCACCAACATTAGGAATgctattaaattttttcgATATGAACAAGTCCTTCTTAAAGAATATCTCGTTTTATAACAAGAATGGtatatcaaaaataattttcGTTAGTGTGTCAGCTTGCGTCACTACTTTACAAGTGATGTATGCCCGAGATTCCTACGTGAAGAGGAAAACGGATGacaattatttaaaacCTAATCTCAATCTctgtttattattacttaATACTTTATCCATCCGAACTTTGGCTGAAATGTATGGATTAATGATAGAGAAATTAATGTTGCTTGAAAAGGGTAATATACGATTACCAGAAGATGACGGGGCAAATGATAGGGCAATTAATAATGTTGATATGTATATTCCAAATGATTGTTATTATCCCGTCTTAGGAACAGTTCAGAAATTTTTAAGTGCACTTGATCCATTATTTGATCCCATACTACAAGATTTCCATCGagaaatttccaaatcattcgctttatcttctttatttaaattcGAAAGGTTAAGTAGATCCATGTTTGATAATGTATTAAAGTCAAGAACGctaattcaacaacaatGGGATGAAAGGGGATACGATTTAGACAACTTATCGGAGAAGAACATGGAAGACTTTCTCGATGATATCTGGAGTGTCTATGAGAAACAGAATCCAGATTAA
- the CMG1 gene encoding Cmg1p (similar to Saccharomyces cerevisiae YLR271W; ancestral locus Anc_6.64), with protein sequence MHTKRQHYEELKSIWNEIERIAFELSGDSKIYKIGADPRDFNVLWRSYIISLNEKHKTSIDKLKQENEIERPSRNSSSFDLGGKEDEELSLFNEMPLEEKIMKVNVFLRTEFYYCYFCNLKYTSEKELFQNCPGIRKIDHE encoded by the coding sequence ATGCATACAAAACGACAACATtatgaagaattgaaatcGATATGGAACGAAATAGAAAGAATAGCATTTGAATTAAGTGGtgattcaaaaatatataaaatagGTGCTGATCCAAGAGATTTCAACGTACTTTGGAGATCATACATAATATCATTGAATGAGAAGCATAAAACTTCAATAGATAAACTTAAACAGGAAAACGAGATAGAACGACCATCTAGGAATTCCTCTTCATTTGACCTTGGAGgcaaagaagatgaagagCTTTCGCTTTTCAATGAGATGCcattggaagaaaaaataatgaaagtAAATGTGTTCCTTAGGACtgaattttattattgttacttCTGTAATTTAAAATACACTAGTGAAAAAGAactatttcaaaattgtcCTGGCATTCGTAAGATTGATCATGAGTAA
- the DCS1 gene encoding 5'-(N(7)-methyl 5'-triphosphoguanosine)-(mRNA) diphosphatase (similar to Saccharomyces cerevisiae DCS1 (YLR270W) and DCS2 (YOR173W); ancestral locus Anc_6.63), whose product MADTNELATLIKKFRFTRVLDSNPQTKVLSLLGTIDSQDAIVTAEKTHFIFDETVRRPSQDVTNPLPIFYHCENEYSCINGLEELKELTSNDIYYWGLSVIKQDLKYNPTAKLNLIWPATAVHIKNNEQQNFHLIRETPEIYKKVVEPYINEMVNAGNLKWVNNILYEDAESERVVYKDYSADNKKESFILLPDMKWDGLSIDSLYLVAIVYRDDIKSVRDLKPTDKEWLTNLNNKIKSVVPGCYNYAINPDELRIFVHYQPSYYHFHIHVVNIKHPGLGNGIAAGKAILLDDIIESLNYLGPEGFMKKTMTYVLGENHDLWKRGLEEELSKQLKNDGIPEPPKIVDGFALNH is encoded by the coding sequence ATGGCTGATACAAATGAATTGGCTACTTTGATTAAGAAATTCCGATTCACTCGCGTCTTAGACTCTAACCCACAAACAAAGGTCCTTTCCTTGCTAGGTACTATTGACTCTCAAGATGCTATCGTTACCGCGGAAAAGACCCATTTCATCTTCGATGAAACTGTTAGAAGACCTTCTCAAGATGTTACAAATCCATTACCAATCTTTTATCACTGCgaaaatgaatattcatGTATAAATGGtcttgaagaattaaaagaattgacttcaaatgatatttaCTATTGGGGGCTTTCTGTAATAAAACAggatttgaaatataatccTACAGctaaattgaatttgatttggCCTGCGACTGCCGTtcatattaaaaataatgaacaacaaaattTCCATCTAATTAGAGAAACTCCtgaaatttataaaaaagTTGTAGAACCTTACATTAATGAAATGGTTAATGCGGGTAATTTGAAATGGgttaataatatcttatATGAAGATGCGGAATCTGAACGTGTCGTCTATAAAGATTATTCTGCTGATAACAAAAAGGAAAGTTTTATCCTTTTACCCGATATGAAATGGGATGGCCTAAGTattgattcattatatttagtGGCAATTGTCTATAGAGATGACATTAAATCTGTAAGAGACCTCAAACCAACCGATAAAGAATGGTTAACTAATTTAAACAATAAGATTAAATCAGTGGTCCCTGGTTGTTATAATTATGCTATTAATCCGGATGAATTAAGAATCTTTGTTCATTACCAACCGTCATATTATCATTTCCACATTCATGTCGTAAATATCAAACATCCAGGGTTAGGTAATGGAATTGCTGCAGGTAAGGCAATCCTATTAGATGATATCATTGaatctttaaattatttggGTCCCGAAGGATTcatgaagaaaacaatgaCATATGTCCTCGGAGAAAATCACGATTTATGGAAAAGAGGTCTTGAAGAGGAATTGTCAAAGCAACTAAAGAATGATGGAATCCCGGAACCTCCTAAAATCGTTGATGGTTTCGCATTAAATCACTAA